From the Homo sapiens chromosome 1, GRCh38.p14 Primary Assembly genome, one window contains:
- the MUC1 gene encoding mucin-1 isoform 9 precursor (isoform 9 precursor is encoded by transcript variant 9), translating into MTPGTQSPFFLLLLLTVLTVVTGSGHASSTPGGEKETSATQRSSVPSSTEKNAVSMTSSVLSSHSPGSGSSTTQGQDVTLAPATEPASGSAATWGQDVTSVPVTRPALGSTTPPAHDVTSAPDNKPAPGSTAPPAHGVTSAPDTRPAPGSTAPPAHGVTSAPDNRPALGSTAPPVHNVTSASGSASGSASTLVHNGTSARATTTPASKSTPFSIPSHHSDTPTTLASHSTKTDASSTHHSTVPPLTSSNHSTSPQLSTGVSFFFLSFHISNLQFNSSLEDPSTDYYQELQRDISEMFLQIYKQGGFLGLSNIKFRPGSVVVQLTLAFREGTINVHDVETQFNQYKTEAASRYNLTISDVSVSDVPFPFSAQSGAGVPGWGIALLVLVCVLVALAIVYLIALAVCQCRRKNYGQLDIFPARDTYHPMSEYPTYHTHGRYVPPSSTDRSPYEKVSAGNGGSSLSYTNPAVAATSANL; encoded by the exons TTGTTACGGGTTCTGGTCATGCAAGCTCTACCCCAGGTGGAGAAAAGGAGACTTCGGCTACCCAGAGAAGTTCAGTGCCCAGCTCTACTGAGAAGAATGCTGTGAGTATGACCAGCAGCGTACTCTCCAGCCACAGCCCCGGTTCAGGCTCCTCCACCACTCAGGGACAGGATGTCACTCTGGCCCCGGCCACGGAACCAGCTTCAGGTTCAGCTGCCACCTGGGGACAGGATGTCACCTCGGTCCCAGTCACCAGGCCAGCCCTGGGCTCCACCACCCCGCCAGCCCACGATGTCACCTCAGCCCCGGACAACAAGCCAGCCCCGGGCTCCACCGCCCCCCCAGCCCACGGTGTCACCTCGGCCCCGGACACCAG GCCGGCCCCGGGCTCCACCGCCCCCCCAGCCCATGGTGTCACCTCGGCCCCGGACAACAGGCCCGCCTTGGGCTCCACCGCCCCTCCAGTCCACAATGTCACCTCGGCCTCAGGCTCTGCATCAGGCTCAGCTTCTACTCTGGTGCACAACGGCACCTCTGCCAGGGCTACCACAACCCCAGCCAGCAAGAGCACTCCATTCTCAATTCCCAGCCACCACTCTGATACTCCTACCACCCTTGCCAGCCATAGCACCAAGACTGATGCCAGTAGCACTCACCATAGCACGGTACCTCCTCTCACCTCCTCCAATCACAGCACTTCTCCCCAGTTGTCTACTGgggtctctttctttttcctgtcttttcacatttcaaaccTCCAGTTTAATTCCTCTCTGGAAGATCCCAGCACCGACTACTACCAAGAGCTGCAGAGAGACATTTCTGAAATG TTTTTGCAGATTTATAAACAAGGGGGTTTTCTGGGCCTCTCCAATATTAAGTTCAG GCCAGGATCTGTGGTGGTACAATTGACTCTGGCCTTCCGAGAAGGTACCATCAATGTCCACGACGTGGAGACACAGTTCAATCAGTATAAAACGGAAGCAGCCTCTCGATATAACCTGACGATCTCAGACGTCAGCG TGAGTGATGTGCCATTTCCTTTCTCTGCCCAGTCTGGGGCTGGGGTGCCAGGCTGGGGCATCGCGCTGCTGGTGCTGGTCTGTGTTCTGGTTGCGCTGGCCATTGTCTATCTCATTGCCTTG GCTGTCTGTCAGTGCCGCCGAAAGAACTACGGGCAGCTGGACATCTTTCCAGCCCGGGATACCTACCATCCTATGAGCGAGTACCCCACCTACCACACCCATGGGCGCTATGTGCCCCCTAGCAGTACCGATCGTAGCCCCTATGAGAAG GTTTCTGCAGGTAATGGTGGCAGCAGCCTCTCTTACACAAACCCAGCAGTGGCAGCCACTTCTGCCAACTTGTAG
- the MUC1 gene encoding mucin-1 isoform 14 precursor (isoform 14 precursor is encoded by transcript variant 14) — translation MTPGTQSPFFLLLLLTVLTGGEKETSATQRSSVPSSTEKNAIYKQGGFLGLSNIKFRPGSVVVQLTLAFREGTINVHDVETQFNQYKTEAASRYNLTISDVSVSDVPFPFSAQSGAGVPGWGIALLVLVCVLVALAIVYLIALAVCQCRRKNYGQLDIFPARDTYHPMSEYPTYHTHGRYVPPSSTDRSPYEKVSAGNGGSSLSYTNPAVAATSANL, via the exons GTGGAGAAAAGGAGACTTCGGCTACCCAGAGAAGTTCAGTGCCCAGCTCTACTGAGAAGAATGCT ATTTATAAACAAGGGGGTTTTCTGGGCCTCTCCAATATTAAGTTCAG GCCAGGATCTGTGGTGGTACAATTGACTCTGGCCTTCCGAGAAGGTACCATCAATGTCCACGACGTGGAGACACAGTTCAATCAGTATAAAACGGAAGCAGCCTCTCGATATAACCTGACGATCTCAGACGTCAGCG TGAGTGATGTGCCATTTCCTTTCTCTGCCCAGTCTGGGGCTGGGGTGCCAGGCTGGGGCATCGCGCTGCTGGTGCTGGTCTGTGTTCTGGTTGCGCTGGCCATTGTCTATCTCATTGCCTTG GCTGTCTGTCAGTGCCGCCGAAAGAACTACGGGCAGCTGGACATCTTTCCAGCCCGGGATACCTACCATCCTATGAGCGAGTACCCCACCTACCACACCCATGGGCGCTATGTGCCCCCTAGCAGTACCGATCGTAGCCCCTATGAGAAG GTTTCTGCAGGTAATGGTGGCAGCAGCCTCTCTTACACAAACCCAGCAGTGGCAGCCACTTCTGCCAACTTGTAG
- the MUC1 gene encoding mucin-1 isoform 13 precursor (isoform 13 precursor is encoded by transcript variant 13) translates to MTPGTQSPFFLLLLLTVLTATTAPKPATVVTGSGHASSTPGGEKETSATQRSSVPSSTEKNAIYKQGGFLGLSNIKFRPGSVVVQLTLAFREGTINVHDVETQFNQYKTEAASRYNLTISDVSVSDVPFPFSAQSGAGVPGWGIALLVLVCVLVALAIVYLIALAVCQCRRKNYGQLDIFPARDTYHPMSEYPTYHTHGRYVPPSSTDRSPYEKVSAGNGGSSLSYTNPAVAATSANL, encoded by the exons CTACCACAGCCCCTAAACCCGCAACAGTTGTTACGGGTTCTGGTCATGCAAGCTCTACCCCAGGTGGAGAAAAGGAGACTTCGGCTACCCAGAGAAGTTCAGTGCCCAGCTCTACTGAGAAGAATGCT ATTTATAAACAAGGGGGTTTTCTGGGCCTCTCCAATATTAAGTTCAG GCCAGGATCTGTGGTGGTACAATTGACTCTGGCCTTCCGAGAAGGTACCATCAATGTCCACGACGTGGAGACACAGTTCAATCAGTATAAAACGGAAGCAGCCTCTCGATATAACCTGACGATCTCAGACGTCAGCG TGAGTGATGTGCCATTTCCTTTCTCTGCCCAGTCTGGGGCTGGGGTGCCAGGCTGGGGCATCGCGCTGCTGGTGCTGGTCTGTGTTCTGGTTGCGCTGGCCATTGTCTATCTCATTGCCTTG GCTGTCTGTCAGTGCCGCCGAAAGAACTACGGGCAGCTGGACATCTTTCCAGCCCGGGATACCTACCATCCTATGAGCGAGTACCCCACCTACCACACCCATGGGCGCTATGTGCCCCCTAGCAGTACCGATCGTAGCCCCTATGAGAAG GTTTCTGCAGGTAATGGTGGCAGCAGCCTCTCTTACACAAACCCAGCAGTGGCAGCCACTTCTGCCAACTTGTAG
- the MUC1 gene encoding mucin-1 isoform 11 precursor (isoform 11 precursor is encoded by transcript variant 11), with protein sequence MTPGTQSPFFLLLLLTVLTATTAPKPATVVTGSGHASSTPGGEKETSATQRSSVPSSTEKNALSTGVSFFFLSFHISNLQFNSSLEDPSTDYYQELQRDISEMFLQIYKQGGFLGLSNIKFRPGSVVVQLTLAFREGTINVHDVETQFNQYKTEAASRYNLTISDVSVSDVPFPFSAQSGAGVPGWGIALLVLVCVLVALAIVYLIALAVCQCRRKNYGQLDIFPARDTYHPMSEYPTYHTHGRYVPPSSTDRSPYEKVSAGNGGSSLSYTNPAVAATSANL encoded by the exons CTACCACAGCCCCTAAACCCGCAACAGTTGTTACGGGTTCTGGTCATGCAAGCTCTACCCCAGGTGGAGAAAAGGAGACTTCGGCTACCCAGAGAAGTTCAGTGCCCAGCTCTACTGAGAAGAATGCT TTGTCTACTGgggtctctttctttttcctgtcttttcacatttcaaaccTCCAGTTTAATTCCTCTCTGGAAGATCCCAGCACCGACTACTACCAAGAGCTGCAGAGAGACATTTCTGAAATG TTTTTGCAGATTTATAAACAAGGGGGTTTTCTGGGCCTCTCCAATATTAAGTTCAG GCCAGGATCTGTGGTGGTACAATTGACTCTGGCCTTCCGAGAAGGTACCATCAATGTCCACGACGTGGAGACACAGTTCAATCAGTATAAAACGGAAGCAGCCTCTCGATATAACCTGACGATCTCAGACGTCAGCG TGAGTGATGTGCCATTTCCTTTCTCTGCCCAGTCTGGGGCTGGGGTGCCAGGCTGGGGCATCGCGCTGCTGGTGCTGGTCTGTGTTCTGGTTGCGCTGGCCATTGTCTATCTCATTGCCTTG GCTGTCTGTCAGTGCCGCCGAAAGAACTACGGGCAGCTGGACATCTTTCCAGCCCGGGATACCTACCATCCTATGAGCGAGTACCCCACCTACCACACCCATGGGCGCTATGTGCCCCCTAGCAGTACCGATCGTAGCCCCTATGAGAAG GTTTCTGCAGGTAATGGTGGCAGCAGCCTCTCTTACACAAACCCAGCAGTGGCAGCCACTTCTGCCAACTTGTAG
- the MUC1 gene encoding mucin-1 isoform 2 precursor (isoform 2 precursor is encoded by transcript variant 2), translating into MTPGTQSPFFLLLLLTVLTATTAPKPATVVTGSGHASSTPGGEKETSATQRSSVPSSTEKNAFNSSLEDPSTDYYQELQRDISEMFLQIYKQGGFLGLSNIKFRPGSVVVQLTLAFREGTINVHDVETQFNQYKTEAASRYNLTISDVSVSDVPFPFSAQSGAGVPGWGIALLVLVCVLVALAIVYLIALAVCQCRRKNYGQLDIFPARDTYHPMSEYPTYHTHGRYVPPSSTDRSPYEKVSAGNGGSSLSYTNPAVAATSANL; encoded by the exons CTACCACAGCCCCTAAACCCGCAACAGTTGTTACGGGTTCTGGTCATGCAAGCTCTACCCCAGGTGGAGAAAAGGAGACTTCGGCTACCCAGAGAAGTTCAGTGCCCAGCTCTACTGAGAAGAATGCT TTTAATTCCTCTCTGGAAGATCCCAGCACCGACTACTACCAAGAGCTGCAGAGAGACATTTCTGAAATG TTTTTGCAGATTTATAAACAAGGGGGTTTTCTGGGCCTCTCCAATATTAAGTTCAG GCCAGGATCTGTGGTGGTACAATTGACTCTGGCCTTCCGAGAAGGTACCATCAATGTCCACGACGTGGAGACACAGTTCAATCAGTATAAAACGGAAGCAGCCTCTCGATATAACCTGACGATCTCAGACGTCAGCG TGAGTGATGTGCCATTTCCTTTCTCTGCCCAGTCTGGGGCTGGGGTGCCAGGCTGGGGCATCGCGCTGCTGGTGCTGGTCTGTGTTCTGGTTGCGCTGGCCATTGTCTATCTCATTGCCTTG GCTGTCTGTCAGTGCCGCCGAAAGAACTACGGGCAGCTGGACATCTTTCCAGCCCGGGATACCTACCATCCTATGAGCGAGTACCCCACCTACCACACCCATGGGCGCTATGTGCCCCCTAGCAGTACCGATCGTAGCCCCTATGAGAAG GTTTCTGCAGGTAATGGTGGCAGCAGCCTCTCTTACACAAACCCAGCAGTGGCAGCCACTTCTGCCAACTTGTAG
- the MUC1 gene encoding mucin-1 isoform 19 precursor (isoform 19 precursor is encoded by transcript variant 19) yields MTPGTQSPFFLLLLLTVLTATTAPKPATVVTGSGHASSTPGGEKETSATQRSSVPSSTEKNAFNSSLEDPSTDYYQELQRDISEMSGAGVPGWGIALLVLVCVLVALAIVYLIALAVCQCRRKNYGQLDIFPARDTYHPMSEYPTYHTHGRYVPPSSTDRSPYEKVSAGNGGSSLSYTNPAVAATSANL; encoded by the exons CTACCACAGCCCCTAAACCCGCAACAGTTGTTACGGGTTCTGGTCATGCAAGCTCTACCCCAGGTGGAGAAAAGGAGACTTCGGCTACCCAGAGAAGTTCAGTGCCCAGCTCTACTGAGAAGAATGCT TTTAATTCCTCTCTGGAAGATCCCAGCACCGACTACTACCAAGAGCTGCAGAGAGACATTTCTGAAATG TCTGGGGCTGGGGTGCCAGGCTGGGGCATCGCGCTGCTGGTGCTGGTCTGTGTTCTGGTTGCGCTGGCCATTGTCTATCTCATTGCCTTG GCTGTCTGTCAGTGCCGCCGAAAGAACTACGGGCAGCTGGACATCTTTCCAGCCCGGGATACCTACCATCCTATGAGCGAGTACCCCACCTACCACACCCATGGGCGCTATGTGCCCCCTAGCAGTACCGATCGTAGCCCCTATGAGAAG GTTTCTGCAGGTAATGGTGGCAGCAGCCTCTCTTACACAAACCCAGCAGTGGCAGCCACTTCTGCCAACTTGTAG
- the MUC1 gene encoding mucin-1 isoform 17 precursor (isoform 17 precursor is encoded by transcript variant 17) — MTPGTQSPFFLLLLLTVLTVVTGSGHASSTPGGEKETSATQRSSVPSSTEKNALSTGVSFFFLSFHISNLQFNSSLEDPSTDYYQELQRDISEMFLQIYKQGGFLGLSNIKFRPGSVVVQLTLAFREGTINVHDVETQFNQYKTEAASRYNLTISDVSGCLSVPPKELRAAGHLSSPGYLPSYERVPHLPHPWALCAP; from the exons TTGTTACGGGTTCTGGTCATGCAAGCTCTACCCCAGGTGGAGAAAAGGAGACTTCGGCTACCCAGAGAAGTTCAGTGCCCAGCTCTACTGAGAAGAATGCT TTGTCTACTGgggtctctttctttttcctgtcttttcacatttcaaaccTCCAGTTTAATTCCTCTCTGGAAGATCCCAGCACCGACTACTACCAAGAGCTGCAGAGAGACATTTCTGAAATG TTTTTGCAGATTTATAAACAAGGGGGTTTTCTGGGCCTCTCCAATATTAAGTTCAG GCCAGGATCTGTGGTGGTACAATTGACTCTGGCCTTCCGAGAAGGTACCATCAATGTCCACGACGTGGAGACACAGTTCAATCAGTATAAAACGGAAGCAGCCTCTCGATATAACCTGACGATCTCAGACGTCAGCG GCTGTCTGTCAGTGCCGCCGAAAGAACTACGGGCAGCTGGACATCTTTCCAGCCCGGGATACCTACCATCCTATGAGCGAGTACCCCACCTACCACACCCATGGGCGCTATGTGCCCCCTAG
- the MUC1 gene encoding mucin-1 isoform 12 precursor (isoform 12 precursor is encoded by transcript variant 12), which yields MTPGTQSPFFLLLLLTVLTATTAPKPATVVTGSGHASSTPGGEKETSATQRSSVPSSTEKNAFNSSLEDPSTDYYQELQRDISEMFLQIYKQGGFLGLSNIKFRPGSVVVQLTLAFREGTINVHDVETQFNQYKTEAASRYNLTISDVSVWGWGARLGHRAAGAGLCSGCAGHCLSHCLGCLSVPPKELRAAGHLSSPGYLPSYERVPHLPHPWALCAP from the exons CTACCACAGCCCCTAAACCCGCAACAGTTGTTACGGGTTCTGGTCATGCAAGCTCTACCCCAGGTGGAGAAAAGGAGACTTCGGCTACCCAGAGAAGTTCAGTGCCCAGCTCTACTGAGAAGAATGCT TTTAATTCCTCTCTGGAAGATCCCAGCACCGACTACTACCAAGAGCTGCAGAGAGACATTTCTGAAATG TTTTTGCAGATTTATAAACAAGGGGGTTTTCTGGGCCTCTCCAATATTAAGTTCAG GCCAGGATCTGTGGTGGTACAATTGACTCTGGCCTTCCGAGAAGGTACCATCAATGTCCACGACGTGGAGACACAGTTCAATCAGTATAAAACGGAAGCAGCCTCTCGATATAACCTGACGATCTCAGACGTCAGCG TCTGGGGCTGGGGTGCCAGGCTGGGGCATCGCGCTGCTGGTGCTGGTCTGTGTTCTGGTTGCGCTGGCCATTGTCTATCTCATTGCCTTG GCTGTCTGTCAGTGCCGCCGAAAGAACTACGGGCAGCTGGACATCTTTCCAGCCCGGGATACCTACCATCCTATGAGCGAGTACCCCACCTACCACACCCATGGGCGCTATGTGCCCCCTAG